The genomic segment AAGTTCGGCGTGACCACCTCGGAAATCCGCCAGGCCAACCGGATGGGAGCGCATGAGAAGCTCGCGGTCGGCGCGGATCTGGTGATCCCGGAGGCCTCGAAGGTCTCTTCCTCCAATCGCGGCGGCGCCTTCTGGTACACCGTGCGCAGAGGCGACACCGTGTTGCGCATCGCCACCAAGTTCGGCACGACGATCGCGCAGATTCTCAGTTTCAACGCGCTGGACAACCCGAACCGGATTCACGTGGGGCAGAAGATCCGTATCCCGCAGGGCCTGTAAGCGGGACGATTTGAGCAAATTCCATGGCGGCACGACGCGACTGGATCATCGGAACGATCATCGCCGGCTCATTCCTCCTGTTCATGGGCCTGATGACCTTGGCGTTGCTGGGGGTCTCCTCCGGCGGCGATGAGGAGATATTTGGCGGCTTCGGCAAGCGCGTCGCGGTGGTCGAAGTCGCCGGCCAGATTTCCTCCTCGCGCTCGGTGGTGGCGCAGTTGCGCCGCTGGTCGGAGGATGACAATGTGCCGGTCATCCTGTTGCGCGTCGATTCCCCCGGCGGGGGGGTGGCGGCCAGCCAGGAGATCCACGAGGAAATCCTGCGCGTGCGCGAGAAAGGCAAACGGGTGGTCGCGTCGATGGGGACGGTAGCGGCGTCCGGCGGCCTCTATGTCGCGGTGGCCTGCGACACGATTGTCGCCAACCCCGGCACGCTCACCGGCTCGATCGGCGTGATCTTTCAGTACCCGACGTTCGAGAAGCTGCTCGACAAAGTCGGCATCCGCTACGAAACGGTCAAAAGCGGGGTCTACAAGGACGTGGGCAATCTGGGACGGTCGATGAACGCCACCGATTCGGCGCACCTGCAATCGTTGATCGACGACACCTACGACCAGTTTGTCGGGGCGGTCGCCGAAGGGCGCCACATGACCAAGGAGCAGGTCAAGACCTTCGCCGACGGCCGCATTTTCACCGGCCGTCAGGCACGCGACCTCGGCCTGGTCGATGAGCTGGGTGACTACCACGACGCGCTGGATATCGCCGCCGACATGGCGGGGCTGTCCAAGCCGCCCAAGACGGTGAAAATCGAGCCGCGCCGTCGCACCGGGCTGGTCGATTTCCTCGGCCGCAGTCTGGTCGAGTGGCTCATGGGCCAGGCGGGCGAATGGGAGGCGGGCGAGCCGAGCCTGCAGTACCGCTATCAATGACGGGAAACCCTGAGGGTCAGGATATAGGAGATGATGATAACATTCACTGATTGGGTAAGGAGGTCAGGATGACCAAGGCCGATTTGGTGGAGATCTGCGCCGAAAAAACCGGCCTGACGCGGACTGACGTGGCGGTGACCGTGGATGCCTTTCTCGACTCGGTCAAGGCCTGTCTGGAGGCGGGCAAGAACATCGAGATTCGCGGTTTCGGCACGTTCAAAGTCAAGATGCGCAAGGCCCGCAAGGCGCGCAATCCACGCACCGGCGACGAGGTCCCGGTGCCGGATCGCAAGGTGCCGGTCTTCAAGCCGTCGAACGAGTTCAAGAATCTGATCGTCAAACAGCCGCTTTAGGCCGTTCGACAAGCTCACGATTAAGGAGAGGCAATGCCATCCGGTAAAAAGCGGAAACGCCAGAAGATCAAAACGCACAAGCGCAAGAAGCGCCTGCGCAAGGATCGTCACAAAAAGAAACTGCGCTAAGGCGGGCGCGCTCCGCTCCCGATTCGCATCTGCATATTCGCCCCCGGGTGGCCGAAGCCGCCCGGGGGTTTGTGTTCTCCCCGCGATGGCGGGCGCGGCAGTCGATCTGAGAACTCCCACGATCGCCCCGAAAGGCCACCGAAGGGCGCCGCGCTCTTCGCATTCTGAAACAAAGATTCCAAGGCCAGAGCCGGCGGCGATGCCGGCGCCGACCTTGGAATGACGGACTGTTGGGCGATTCTAATCGGAACTTGGCGGACCCTAATCCGCCAACGTAGGGGCCGGTCTGAGACCTGCCCCATGCAGCGACCACCCAAGAGCAGGCAATCCACCGCAGCGGATCACCTTCTCAATGGCCGAGCGCACGAGGGAGGGCGAGCCTCCCGGCGAGCCGTATGCGGCAGGATGCGTGAGATGAAGGCCTGGCGGGCGGGGCCCTCCCCACTTGCTCGGCACGCAGTCGCCGCGGCTGCCCATAAACAAAAGGCCGTCTCCGGCGGCGGAGACGGCCCAGAATGCCTGCCCTCTTCCTTATCCGGCGACGCGCTCGAGGTACTCCTTGGTGCGCGTGTCGATTTTGATCTTGTCGCCGACCTTGATGAACAGCGGGACTTTGATCGCAAGCCCGGTTTCGACCGTGGCCATCTTGGTCAGGTTGGAAACCGAGTCGCCCTTGACACCGGGCTCCGAGTCGGTCACGGTGAGGACGACAGACGCCGGCAGTTCCAGCGAGATCGGCTTCCCTTCGAAGTAGAGCACCCTGTAATCGTGGTTCTCCATTAGAAAGGGCGCATACCCCTCCAGATGCTCCTGCGTCAGTTCGACCTGCTCGTACGACGACTGGTCCATGAAATGCCAGGTGGTGCCGTCGGTATACATGTACTGCATCGTGCGCTGTTCAAACTCAGGCTCATCGAAGGTTTCGCCGGACGCGAAGATTTTTTCCAGAACGCGCCCCGTCTTGAGGTTGCGGAGTTTGGTCGTCACTTTGGCGCGGCGCTGGGCGGTGCGGGCGTTCTGGAAATCGACGATTTCCCAGAGTTCGCCCTCGACTTTGAGCTTCTTGCCGATGCGGAAATCGCTGGTGGAAATCATTGGTTCAATCGCTCCTGTTTGACGGGACATGGGTGACCAGCGAAATCGCCGGTATCACAGCCGGTCAATATAACTCCTCTTCGCCCTCCGGACAAACGGCGATTCGGTCGGGTGGGTGCGCTCTTGGCACCCACCACCAGGCCTCCAGGAGCTCCCCATGTCATCGATCGGCGGCTCGGCGGGAGCCCCGCCCTCCCTGAGGCCAACACGCATCTGGGAAAGCGAGCCTCCCGGCAAGCCGCCAGCGGGCGGAGCCAGGCACGGTGGGTGTCAAGAGCGCACCCACCCGACATTATCTACCAATACAGCGA from the bacterium genome contains:
- the sppA gene encoding signal peptide peptidase SppA, producing the protein MAARRDWIIGTIIAGSFLLFMGLMTLALLGVSSGGDEEIFGGFGKRVAVVEVAGQISSSRSVVAQLRRWSEDDNVPVILLRVDSPGGGVAASQEIHEEILRVREKGKRVVASMGTVAASGGLYVAVACDTIVANPGTLTGSIGVIFQYPTFEKLLDKVGIRYETVKSGVYKDVGNLGRSMNATDSAHLQSLIDDTYDQFVGAVAEGRHMTKEQVKTFADGRIFTGRQARDLGLVDELGDYHDALDIAADMAGLSKPPKTVKIEPRRRTGLVDFLGRSLVEWLMGQAGEWEAGEPSLQYRYQ
- a CDS encoding HU family DNA-binding protein; this encodes MTKADLVEICAEKTGLTRTDVAVTVDAFLDSVKACLEAGKNIEIRGFGTFKVKMRKARKARNPRTGDEVPVPDRKVPVFKPSNEFKNLIVKQPL
- the efp gene encoding elongation factor P; translation: MISTSDFRIGKKLKVEGELWEIVDFQNARTAQRRAKVTTKLRNLKTGRVLEKIFASGETFDEPEFEQRTMQYMYTDGTTWHFMDQSSYEQVELTQEHLEGYAPFLMENHDYRVLYFEGKPISLELPASVVLTVTDSEPGVKGDSVSNLTKMATVETGLAIKVPLFIKVGDKIKIDTRTKEYLERVAG